The Miscanthus floridulus cultivar M001 chromosome 7, ASM1932011v1, whole genome shotgun sequence genome includes a region encoding these proteins:
- the LOC136464472 gene encoding heavy metal-associated isoprenylated plant protein 20-like isoform X2, whose amino-acid sequence MGGAMRQLLSLLGAINGRPREKKKKMTLRRRLVQTVELRVRMDCERCEREVKKALSGMRGVQHVEVNRLQQKVAVTGEVDPVAVLRRAQSTGKKAEPWPGPQNTAGYYTPAAAVLYGIGAAQLQAHDGRWANPAGYYYPYQVPVMEAAIGAEQITSLFSDDNPNACSVM is encoded by the exons ATGGGAGGCGCCATGAGGCAGCTGCTTAGCTTGCTGGGAGCGATCAATGGCCGCcccagggagaagaagaagaagatgacgctGCGGCGGCGCCTGGTGCAGACGGTGGAGCTCAGGGTCAGGATGGACTGCGAGCGCTGCGAGCGCGAGGTCAAGAAAGCGCTCTCCGGCATGAGAG GAGTGCAGCATGTGGAGGTGAACAGGCTGCAGCAGAAGGTGGCGGTGACTGGCGAGGTGGACCCGGTCGCGGTGCTGCGGAGGGCTCAGTCCACGGGGAAGAAGGCGGAGCCGTGGCCCGGGCCCCAGAACACTGCCGGCTACTACACCCCGGCGGCCGCGGTCCTCTACGGCATCGGGGCGGCCCAGCTGCAGGCCCACGACGGCAGGTGGGCCAACCCGGCTGGCTACTACTACCCGTACCAGGTCCCGGTGATGGAGGCGGCCATCGGCGCCGAGCAGATCACCAGTCTGTTCAGCGACGACAACCCCAACGCCTGCTCCGTCATGTGA
- the LOC136464472 gene encoding heavy metal-associated isoprenylated plant protein 20-like isoform X1 — MGGAMRQLLSLLGAINGRPREKKKKMTLRRRLVQTVELRVRMDCERCEREVKKALSGMRAAACTAGVQHVEVNRLQQKVAVTGEVDPVAVLRRAQSTGKKAEPWPGPQNTAGYYTPAAAVLYGIGAAQLQAHDGRWANPAGYYYPYQVPVMEAAIGAEQITSLFSDDNPNACSVM, encoded by the exons ATGGGAGGCGCCATGAGGCAGCTGCTTAGCTTGCTGGGAGCGATCAATGGCCGCcccagggagaagaagaagaagatgacgctGCGGCGGCGCCTGGTGCAGACGGTGGAGCTCAGGGTCAGGATGGACTGCGAGCGCTGCGAGCGCGAGGTCAAGAAAGCGCTCTCCGGCATGAGAG CTGCCGCCTGCACTGCAGGAGTGCAGCATGTGGAGGTGAACAGGCTGCAGCAGAAGGTGGCGGTGACTGGCGAGGTGGACCCGGTCGCGGTGCTGCGGAGGGCTCAGTCCACGGGGAAGAAGGCGGAGCCGTGGCCCGGGCCCCAGAACACTGCCGGCTACTACACCCCGGCGGCCGCGGTCCTCTACGGCATCGGGGCGGCCCAGCTGCAGGCCCACGACGGCAGGTGGGCCAACCCGGCTGGCTACTACTACCCGTACCAGGTCCCGGTGATGGAGGCGGCCATCGGCGCCGAGCAGATCACCAGTCTGTTCAGCGACGACAACCCCAACGCCTGCTCCGTCATGTGA
- the LOC136464471 gene encoding aspartic proteinase-like protein 1 isoform X2, with the protein MLGRLLPPFWLHWILEVTCSGYPVTVSSVPLCLATVEIWCSVINGASIMQDRDLGIYKPAESTTSRHLPCSHELCQSGSGCTNPKQPCPYNIDYFSENTTSSGLLIEDTLHLNSREGHVPVNASVIIGCGRKQSGDYLDGIAPDGLLGLGMADISVPSFLARAGLVRNSFSMCFEEDSSGRIFFGDQGVSSQQSTPFVPLYGKLQTYAVNVDKSCIGHKCLEGTSFQALVDSGTSFTSLPPDVYKAFTMEFDKQMNASRVPYEDSTWKYCYSASPLEMPDVPTITLAFAANKSFQAVNPIFPFNDKQGALAGFCLAVLPSTEPIGIIAQNFLVGYHVVFDRESMKLGWYSSECRDVDNSTTVPLGPSQHDNPEDPLPSNEQQTSPAVTPATAGTAPLSSATTNLQMLLASSYRLLLLTTSTVFFIS; encoded by the exons ATGTTGGGACGCCTACTACCTCCTTTTTGGTTGCATTGGATACTGGAAGTGACCTGTTCTGGGTACCCTGTGACTGTATCCAGTGTGCCCCTTTGTCTGGCTACCGTGGAAATCTG GTGCTCCGTCATAAATGGAGCATCTATTATGCAGGATAGAGATCTTGGAATATACAAGCCTGCTGAATCGACGACAAGTCGGCATCTTCCTTGCAGCCACGAGCTATGCCAATCAGGTTCAGGCTGCACAAACCCAAAGCAGCCTTGCCCATACAATATTGACTACTTTTCAGAAAATACTACCAGCTCTGGTTTGCTAATTGAGGATACACTACACTTGAACTCCAGGGAGGGCCATGTACCAGTGAACGCTTCAGTTATTATTGG CTGTGGTCGAAAGCAAAGTGGTGACTATCTGGATGGTATTGCACCGGATGGACTCCTTGGCCTTGGAATGGCAGATATTTCAGTTCCTAGTTTCCTTGCAAGAGCTGGACTAGTTCGGAATTCCTTCTCGATGTGCTTTGAGGAAGATAGTTCTGGGAGAATTTTTTTTGGAGATCAAGGGGTGTCCTCTCAACAGTCTACACCGTTCGTTCCTCTGTATGGCAAACT TCAAACTTATGCTGTTAATGTCGACAAATCTTGTATTGGACATAAATGTCTTGAGGGTACTAGCTTCCAGGCCTTAGTCGATAGTGGAACATCATTTACTTCTCTTCCTCCAGACGTTTACAAGGCTTTCACAATGGAG TTTGACAAACAAATGAATGCTTCAAGggtgccttatgaagacagtACCTGGAAATACTGCTACAGTGCTAG TCCTCTTGAGATGCCTGATGTGCCAACAATAACCCTGGCATTTGCTGCGAACAAGAGCTTCCAGGCTGTTAATCCTATATTTCCATTTAATGACAAACAG GGAGCGCTTGCTGGGTTCTGCTTAGCTGTGCTGCCATCAACAGAACCTATTGGAATTATTGCCC AAAATTTCCTGGTTGGATACCATGTTGTCTTCGACAGAGAAAGCATGAAGTTGGGTTGGTACAGCTCTGAAT GCCGCGACGTTGACAACAGCACGACCGTGCCGTTGGGCCCATCGCAGCACGACAATCCAGAGGACCCGTTGCCGTCGAACGAGCAGCAGACTTCCCCGGCCGTGACGCCTGCAACGGCAGGCACTGCTCCGCTCTCCAGTGCAACGACGAATCTACAGATGCTTCTTGCTAGCTCATACCGGTTGCTGTTACTGACAACGTCCACTGTGTTCTTCATCTCATGA
- the LOC136464471 gene encoding aspartic proteinase-like protein 1 isoform X1 encodes MRLPVLFALQLVALAAAAASAAEAAATLSSRMVHRLSDKARLEAGPRAGWWPQRGSGEYYRALVRSDLQRQKRRLAGKYQLLSLSKGGSTFSPGNDLGWLYYAWVDVGTPTTSFLVALDTGSDLFWVPCDCIQCAPLSGYRGNLDRDLGIYKPAESTTSRHLPCSHELCQSGSGCTNPKQPCPYNIDYFSENTTSSGLLIEDTLHLNSREGHVPVNASVIIGCGRKQSGDYLDGIAPDGLLGLGMADISVPSFLARAGLVRNSFSMCFEEDSSGRIFFGDQGVSSQQSTPFVPLYGKLQTYAVNVDKSCIGHKCLEGTSFQALVDSGTSFTSLPPDVYKAFTMEFDKQMNASRVPYEDSTWKYCYSASPLEMPDVPTITLAFAANKSFQAVNPIFPFNDKQGALAGFCLAVLPSTEPIGIIAQNFLVGYHVVFDRESMKLGWYSSECRDVDNSTTVPLGPSQHDNPEDPLPSNEQQTSPAVTPATAGTAPLSSATTNLQMLLASSYRLLLLTTSTVFFIS; translated from the exons ATGCGCCTCCCGGTCCTTTTCGCCCTCCAGCTGGTCGCCTTGGCGGCGGCAGCAGCTTCGGCGGCCGAGGCCGCGGCGACGCTCTCTTCGAGGATGGTGCACCGTCTGTCCGACAAGGCTCGGCTGGAGGCGGGCCCGCGTGCGGGGTGGTGGCCGCAGCGCGGAAGCGGGGAGTACTACCGCGCGCTGGTGAGGAGCGATCTCCAGCGGCAGAAGCGGCGGCTCGCGGGCAAGTACCAGCTCCTCTCGCTCTCAAAGGGCGGCAGCACCTTCTCCCCCGGCAACGACTTAGGCTG GTTATATTACGCTTGGGTGGATGTTGGGACGCCTACTACCTCCTTTTTGGTTGCATTGGATACTGGAAGTGACCTGTTCTGGGTACCCTGTGACTGTATCCAGTGTGCCCCTTTGTCTGGCTACCGTGGAAATCTG GATAGAGATCTTGGAATATACAAGCCTGCTGAATCGACGACAAGTCGGCATCTTCCTTGCAGCCACGAGCTATGCCAATCAGGTTCAGGCTGCACAAACCCAAAGCAGCCTTGCCCATACAATATTGACTACTTTTCAGAAAATACTACCAGCTCTGGTTTGCTAATTGAGGATACACTACACTTGAACTCCAGGGAGGGCCATGTACCAGTGAACGCTTCAGTTATTATTGG CTGTGGTCGAAAGCAAAGTGGTGACTATCTGGATGGTATTGCACCGGATGGACTCCTTGGCCTTGGAATGGCAGATATTTCAGTTCCTAGTTTCCTTGCAAGAGCTGGACTAGTTCGGAATTCCTTCTCGATGTGCTTTGAGGAAGATAGTTCTGGGAGAATTTTTTTTGGAGATCAAGGGGTGTCCTCTCAACAGTCTACACCGTTCGTTCCTCTGTATGGCAAACT TCAAACTTATGCTGTTAATGTCGACAAATCTTGTATTGGACATAAATGTCTTGAGGGTACTAGCTTCCAGGCCTTAGTCGATAGTGGAACATCATTTACTTCTCTTCCTCCAGACGTTTACAAGGCTTTCACAATGGAG TTTGACAAACAAATGAATGCTTCAAGggtgccttatgaagacagtACCTGGAAATACTGCTACAGTGCTAG TCCTCTTGAGATGCCTGATGTGCCAACAATAACCCTGGCATTTGCTGCGAACAAGAGCTTCCAGGCTGTTAATCCTATATTTCCATTTAATGACAAACAG GGAGCGCTTGCTGGGTTCTGCTTAGCTGTGCTGCCATCAACAGAACCTATTGGAATTATTGCCC AAAATTTCCTGGTTGGATACCATGTTGTCTTCGACAGAGAAAGCATGAAGTTGGGTTGGTACAGCTCTGAAT GCCGCGACGTTGACAACAGCACGACCGTGCCGTTGGGCCCATCGCAGCACGACAATCCAGAGGACCCGTTGCCGTCGAACGAGCAGCAGACTTCCCCGGCCGTGACGCCTGCAACGGCAGGCACTGCTCCGCTCTCCAGTGCAACGACGAATCTACAGATGCTTCTTGCTAGCTCATACCGGTTGCTGTTACTGACAACGTCCACTGTGTTCTTCATCTCATGA